In the genome of Myxococcus stipitatus, one region contains:
- a CDS encoding aldehyde dehydrogenase family protein has product MSFRITYSVLEADLSQLHARFDEALGAVRGQLGAQLPSWIAGAAYRSGDLLESRNPANPDELLASFHRTPVSELDRVVHVAREAQRAWGATPWAERVRILLAAADLISERRLELSARMTLEVGKSRLESLGDVEESADLLRYYARQLEEAQGFRRPMARLSPHEDTLSVLRPYGVFAVISPFNFPLALAAGMSAGALLGGNAVILKPSEETPWCAEGLYHALADAGLPPGVFQVVHGEGESLGAALARHPGIDGVSFTGSKAVGMALHRTMSTGRVRPCFLELGGKNPAIICRDADLDAAIEGCFRSAFGLSGQKCSALSRIYVHESLLNDFTDGLASKAREAQVGDPSLASVFTGPVINAAAVQRFERAMNEARRDGAVIAGGERLRLGGALAQGHFVAPTVVALSHGHRLMREELFLPFVGVTSFRTLDEALRLANDCDYGLTAGIFSRSTSDVERFMAEAEAGVLYANRRTGATTGAWPGVQSFCGWKSSGASGKGGCGPYYVSQFMREQAQTRMAS; this is encoded by the coding sequence ATGAGCTTTCGCATCACCTATTCGGTGTTGGAGGCGGACCTGTCCCAGCTGCATGCCCGGTTCGACGAGGCGCTGGGCGCCGTCCGAGGCCAGCTCGGCGCACAGCTCCCGTCGTGGATTGCCGGCGCGGCGTACCGGAGCGGCGACCTGCTGGAGAGCCGCAACCCGGCCAACCCCGACGAGCTGCTCGCGTCCTTCCACCGCACCCCGGTCTCGGAGCTCGACCGCGTGGTCCACGTCGCGCGCGAGGCCCAGCGGGCCTGGGGCGCCACGCCCTGGGCGGAGCGCGTGCGCATCCTCCTCGCGGCGGCGGACCTGATTTCGGAGCGACGCCTGGAGCTCTCCGCGCGGATGACGCTGGAGGTGGGCAAGAGCCGGCTGGAGTCCCTGGGCGACGTGGAGGAGTCCGCGGACCTGCTGCGCTACTACGCCCGGCAGCTCGAGGAGGCCCAGGGCTTCCGCCGTCCCATGGCGCGGCTGTCTCCGCACGAGGACACGCTGAGCGTGCTGCGCCCCTATGGCGTGTTCGCCGTCATCTCGCCCTTCAACTTCCCGCTGGCGCTCGCCGCGGGGATGAGCGCGGGTGCGCTGCTCGGAGGCAACGCCGTCATCCTCAAGCCCAGCGAGGAGACGCCGTGGTGCGCGGAGGGGCTCTACCACGCGCTCGCGGACGCGGGCCTGCCTCCCGGGGTCTTCCAGGTGGTGCATGGCGAGGGCGAGTCGCTCGGCGCCGCGCTGGCGCGGCACCCGGGCATCGACGGAGTCTCGTTCACCGGCAGCAAGGCGGTGGGCATGGCCCTCCATCGCACGATGTCCACGGGCCGCGTGCGGCCGTGCTTCCTGGAGCTGGGCGGAAAGAACCCGGCCATCATCTGCCGCGACGCGGACCTGGACGCCGCCATCGAGGGCTGCTTCCGCTCCGCCTTCGGCCTGTCCGGCCAGAAGTGCAGCGCGCTGTCCCGCATCTACGTCCACGAGTCGCTGCTGAACGACTTCACCGATGGCCTCGCGAGCAAGGCGCGGGAGGCCCAGGTGGGAGACCCGTCGCTCGCGTCGGTGTTCACCGGGCCGGTCATCAACGCCGCGGCCGTCCAGCGCTTCGAGCGCGCGATGAATGAAGCGCGCCGGGATGGCGCCGTCATCGCGGGCGGAGAGCGCCTGCGCCTGGGGGGAGCACTCGCCCAGGGACACTTCGTCGCGCCCACCGTGGTGGCCCTGTCGCACGGGCACCGGCTGATGCGCGAGGAGCTGTTCCTCCCCTTCGTCGGCGTGACGAGCTTCCGCACGCTGGATGAAGCGCTGCGGCTGGCCAACGACTGCGACTACGGCCTCACGGCCGGCATCTTCAGCCGCAGCACCTCCGACGTGGAGCGCTTCATGGCCGAGGCGGAAGCCGGCGTCCTCTACGCCAACCGCCGCACAGGCGCGACGACGGGCGCCTGGCCCGGCGTGCAGTCGTTCTGCGGTTGGAAGTCCAGCGGCGCGTCCGGCAAGGGCGGCTGCGGCCCCTACTACGTCTCCCAATTCATGCGCGAGCAGGCGCAGACACGGATGGCCTCATGA
- a CDS encoding aspartate aminotransferase family protein, with protein MRDDARQTVRYPQGHVLLRNLARDFPVITHGQGIHLYDARGKRYLDASAGALVASVGHGNREVVDRIHEQLLRVAYVNGTHFTTEVTEALASRLCALAPAGLDRAAFLGSGSEAVEAAVKFARQLWVERGQPQRTKVIARVPGYHGNTLYALSLSGRPHYKTFFGPLLSEVVTTPAPYPYRCGLEDYARDGAEHYARLLEETLQREGPDTIAAFIAEPVIGSSAGASPPPPGYFERVSALCREYGILTIADEVMCGCGRTGRFFASELFDFQPDLLVLGKGISGGYAPLSALLVKQAHVEEMRQGSGGFMHAQTYLQAPAMTAAGLAVLDYFERYDLVSHAASVGAYFQRQLREVLSPLPCVGSVQGVGLLAGVEFVEDTHSRRPFPRGRKVVERLLAKLLERGLVLWSNTGHADGVHGDLLMLGPPLIITEAEVDELVDTLSRGIRQFFQEES; from the coding sequence CCCGTCATCACCCACGGGCAGGGCATCCATCTCTACGATGCGCGCGGCAAGCGCTACCTCGACGCCTCCGCCGGCGCGCTGGTGGCCAGCGTCGGCCACGGCAACCGCGAGGTGGTGGACCGCATCCATGAGCAGCTGCTGCGCGTCGCGTACGTCAACGGCACCCACTTCACCACCGAGGTGACGGAGGCCCTCGCCTCGCGCCTGTGCGCGCTGGCGCCCGCGGGGCTCGACCGCGCCGCGTTCCTCGGCTCGGGCTCCGAGGCCGTGGAGGCCGCGGTGAAGTTCGCCCGACAGCTCTGGGTGGAGCGAGGACAGCCCCAGCGCACCAAGGTCATCGCGCGTGTGCCCGGCTACCACGGCAACACCCTCTACGCGCTCTCGCTCTCCGGGCGGCCTCACTACAAGACGTTCTTCGGTCCGCTGCTGTCGGAGGTCGTCACCACGCCCGCGCCGTACCCGTACCGCTGCGGCCTGGAGGACTACGCCCGCGACGGCGCGGAGCACTACGCGCGGCTCCTGGAGGAGACCCTCCAGCGCGAAGGCCCGGACACCATCGCCGCCTTCATCGCCGAGCCCGTCATCGGCTCTTCCGCGGGCGCCTCGCCTCCGCCTCCTGGCTACTTCGAGCGCGTGAGCGCGCTGTGCCGGGAGTACGGCATCCTCACCATCGCCGATGAGGTGATGTGCGGCTGCGGACGCACCGGACGCTTCTTCGCCAGCGAGCTGTTCGACTTCCAGCCCGACCTGCTCGTGCTCGGCAAGGGCATCAGCGGCGGCTACGCGCCCTTGAGCGCGCTGCTCGTGAAGCAGGCGCACGTGGAGGAGATGCGCCAGGGCTCCGGCGGCTTCATGCACGCGCAGACCTATCTCCAGGCTCCCGCGATGACGGCGGCGGGACTGGCCGTGCTCGACTACTTCGAGCGCTACGACCTGGTCTCCCATGCCGCGAGCGTCGGCGCGTACTTCCAGCGCCAGCTGCGCGAGGTGCTCTCGCCGCTGCCCTGCGTGGGCTCGGTGCAGGGCGTGGGGCTGCTCGCGGGCGTGGAGTTCGTGGAGGACACGCACAGCCGCCGCCCCTTCCCTCGCGGGCGCAAGGTGGTGGAGCGCCTCCTGGCGAAGCTGCTCGAGCGCGGCCTGGTGCTCTGGTCCAACACCGGCCACGCGGATGGCGTTCACGGCGACCTGCTCATGCTGGGGCCGCCGCTCATCATCACCGAAGCGGAGGTCGACGAGCTGGTCGACACCCTGTCGCGCGGAATCCGCCAGTTCTTCCAGGAGGAGTCATGA